The following proteins come from a genomic window of Candidatus Poribacteria bacterium:
- a CDS encoding MFS transporter translates to MKKSALTILFLTMFLVMLSLGVILPHLAYYAEELGASATQIGFLISIYSAMKLIFAPVWGRLSDQHGRKPAILIGLIGNAGALILFGAVKSLPWLFIARGLSGVFSAAILPTVMAYVADVTTEEDRGKGMGLMGAAMGLGFIAGPGIGGIIGSHNLPFFIAGGLSLATFCFALILLPESLKLTELPNTQEAVISPWSAMNHPLTPLFLVAFFSAFIFSGLETILPLSIKDRLSYGAKELGIMLVIMGTFIALLQGSVLGKMINVFGEFKLIIIGLLLNAVGMALLPWPKAFAMLTLYLSIAGIGNQIIRPTNASWISKQTKFGQGAAIGVMDAFLSLGRVLGPPFAGKLYTPETFQIFCWISTGILVAVAACLFYPLRRVGQ, encoded by the coding sequence ATGAAGAAAAGTGCCTTAACAATCCTATTTCTGACGATGTTTCTGGTGATGCTTAGCTTAGGCGTCATTCTCCCACATCTAGCATATTATGCGGAAGAGTTGGGAGCAAGTGCCACACAGATCGGATTCTTGATAAGCATTTATTCAGCGATGAAATTAATTTTTGCGCCAGTGTGGGGACGCCTCTCAGATCAACATGGTCGGAAACCTGCAATCCTGATAGGGCTCATTGGTAATGCAGGTGCACTGATTCTGTTTGGTGCAGTGAAGAGTTTGCCTTGGCTATTCATCGCGCGTGGTTTATCTGGCGTATTTTCTGCAGCTATCCTGCCAACGGTAATGGCTTATGTTGCGGATGTCACAACAGAGGAGGACCGGGGGAAAGGAATGGGCTTAATGGGTGCTGCGATGGGGTTAGGTTTTATTGCGGGACCCGGCATCGGTGGAATTATAGGCAGCCACAACCTACCATTTTTCATCGCCGGTGGGTTGTCCCTAGCCACTTTCTGTTTTGCCCTAATCCTTTTGCCGGAATCTCTCAAACTTACTGAACTTCCCAATACGCAGGAAGCAGTTATCTCTCCTTGGTCAGCGATGAATCACCCACTGACACCGCTCTTTCTCGTTGCTTTCTTCTCAGCGTTCATCTTTTCAGGATTGGAGACGATTCTTCCGCTATCTATCAAAGACCGATTGAGCTACGGGGCAAAAGAGCTAGGGATAATGTTAGTGATCATGGGAACATTTATCGCTCTGCTGCAGGGCAGTGTTTTAGGAAAAATGATTAACGTCTTCGGGGAGTTCAAACTGATTATTATCGGCTTGTTGCTTAACGCAGTGGGAATGGCACTGCTCCCTTGGCCAAAAGCATTCGCGATGCTCACCCTTTACCTGTCAATTGCTGGAATCGGCAATCAGATTATTCGCCCGACAAATGCCTCATGGATTTCTAAGCAAACCAAATTCGGTCAAGGTGCCGCGATTGGTGTGATGGACGCGTTTCTTAGTCTCGGGCGGGTATTAGGACCTCCTTTTGCCGGGAAGCTGTACACACCCGAAACCTTCCAAATCTTCTGCTGGATCTCGACTGGTATTCTTGTAGCGGTAGCTGCCTGCTTATTCTATCCGTTGCGACGGGTTGGTCAATGA
- the argG gene encoding argininosuccinate synthase, producing the protein MTVDQLKGKTVGAAVSGGLDSCTITRWLVDNGVNVVCFTADLGQPDEKNMDEICERMLACGAQEAVIVDAKDELAMAGIKVIQSQAKYEGGYWNTTGIARHITVEALLPEMEKRGINILGHGCTGRGNDQVRFQIATNMLNPDFEVYAPWRDPVFLKQFGGRKEMIDFCNAHGLPIRATHEKPYSTDANMLGLTHEAGRLESLKTPAGFITPGMGVHPKDAPDEVEHFTVTFDRGIPLEVNGSPVIPFQALAEANRIAGRNGVGIGIHTVENRFVGIKSRGVYESPGMELLGRCYEFLLQLILDRRARRVFDRVSVDVAEQIYQGYWFDTATQSMLASIEPFTRMASGDITVALYKGNIAFHSAGGVMHSLYSEETSSMEAIGDFNHADSEGFLSVLGVSAKALSAAGQTK; encoded by the coding sequence ATGACAGTTGATCAATTAAAAGGCAAAACTGTTGGCGCAGCGGTTTCGGGTGGACTTGATAGCTGTACGATCACACGGTGGCTAGTCGATAACGGGGTTAATGTTGTCTGCTTTACTGCTGATCTCGGGCAACCCGATGAAAAAAACATGGACGAAATTTGCGAGCGAATGCTGGCATGTGGCGCACAAGAGGCGGTTATCGTTGACGCGAAGGATGAACTAGCGATGGCGGGAATCAAGGTCATCCAATCCCAAGCGAAATATGAAGGGGGATATTGGAATACGACCGGCATCGCTCGACATATCACCGTTGAGGCACTCCTGCCTGAAATGGAAAAGCGTGGCATCAATATATTGGGACACGGTTGCACCGGTCGAGGCAACGATCAGGTCCGGTTTCAGATTGCAACCAATATGTTGAATCCCGATTTTGAGGTCTATGCCCCGTGGCGCGATCCGGTGTTTCTTAAACAGTTTGGCGGCAGAAAAGAGATGATCGATTTCTGTAATGCACACGGTCTGCCGATCCGAGCGACCCATGAGAAACCGTATTCAACCGACGCGAACATGCTCGGTTTAACCCATGAAGCGGGTAGATTAGAATCCCTCAAAACGCCTGCTGGCTTTATTACACCGGGCATGGGTGTTCACCCGAAGGACGCCCCCGATGAGGTTGAACACTTCACGGTCACGTTTGATAGAGGAATACCGTTGGAGGTCAACGGGAGTCCGGTGATTCCCTTCCAAGCCCTTGCAGAAGCCAATCGCATCGCCGGAAGAAACGGCGTTGGCATTGGGATTCACACCGTCGAAAATCGGTTCGTAGGGATTAAGAGCCGAGGGGTTTATGAATCGCCGGGGATGGAGCTGCTCGGTCGGTGTTACGAATTCCTGCTTCAACTCATTTTGGATCGACGGGCGCGTCGGGTTTTCGATCGAGTATCAGTCGATGTGGCTGAACAGATCTATCAAGGTTATTGGTTCGATACCGCTACCCAATCAATGCTCGCCTCCATTGAACCTTTCACCCGCATGGCTTCTGGGGATATTACCGTAGCGCTGTATAAAGGAAACATTGCATTCCACTCTGCTGGCGGCGTGATGCACTCACTCTATTCAGAGGAGACCTCCTCAATGGAAGCAATCGGCGACTTCAACCACGCGGATTCAGAGGGGTTCCTGTCGGTTCTCGGTGTCAGTGCGAAGGCGTTATCTGCTGCGGGCCAGACGAAGTAG
- the coaD gene encoding pantetheine-phosphate adenylyltransferase — translation MSKKIAVYPGSFDPLTNGHADLIDRVSALTVFDELTVLIGINPTKNTRFTLAERIEMLETVIQPYPNVTIDQYSGLTAQYAQERGASAIIRGLRAFSDFENEFQMSLMNRQIAPQVDTLFMMANTKYAHLSSTLVMQVAQMGGMQVSNEKLLEMVPPVVVEMLCKKYGPPKD, via the coding sequence CCTGGCAGCTTTGATCCGCTCACCAACGGTCATGCAGATTTGATAGATCGAGTTTCCGCGCTCACCGTTTTCGATGAGTTGACTGTGTTAATCGGTATTAATCCTACCAAGAATACGCGCTTCACACTGGCAGAACGGATTGAGATGTTGGAAACTGTGATCCAACCTTATCCGAACGTCACCATCGATCAGTATTCAGGACTCACGGCGCAATATGCCCAAGAGCGCGGTGCCTCTGCAATCATTCGAGGGCTACGAGCATTCTCCGATTTTGAAAATGAGTTCCAAATGTCGCTGATGAATCGCCAAATCGCGCCACAAGTGGATACATTGTTTATGATGGCAAATACTAAGTATGCCCATTTGAGTTCAACGCTAGTCATGCAGGTGGCACAGATGGGTGGTATGCAAGTGAGTAATGAAAAGTTGTTAGAGATGGTACCGCCGGTTGTTGTTGAAATGTTATGCAAGAAATATGGTCCGCCGAAGGATTAA
- a CDS encoding septum formation initiator family protein, with product MRFIQPGLSILAVIMLLISLYRFVEGFQNWQEARQIKQRSLDELAALERERDRLKVRVEKLKTDELTKERLARRLSYIKPGEVVYKIVPPSDTPRE from the coding sequence ATGCGATTTATCCAACCTGGGCTATCTATTCTCGCTGTTATCATGTTATTGATTAGCCTATATCGGTTTGTGGAAGGGTTTCAGAATTGGCAAGAAGCCCGCCAGATCAAACAGCGTTCCTTAGATGAGTTGGCAGCACTCGAACGCGAACGTGATCGGCTAAAAGTTCGGGTGGAAAAGCTGAAAACGGACGAACTCACGAAAGAGCGGTTGGCACGACGACTCAGCTATATTAAGCCCGGTGAAGTTGTATACAAGATTGTACCACCTTCCGATACACCTCGTGAATAA
- a CDS encoding YbaK/EbsC family protein — protein sequence MTTIRTKIIDLLDARKVSYRLLQHSEPVFTVEEAAAQRGVSKDEMVKSILLRDKDEHYVMACVLGYSRVNPKAVRAYVPTEWRRLSFATAEEILSVTGCVQGAVAPLGLPDNVPVIFDVGITRCQKVNISSGDLAAGLELKTQDLINTAAPQIAAIADSEQKFG from the coding sequence ATGACAACCATTAGAACGAAGATTATCGACCTGCTTGATGCACGCAAGGTCTCCTATCGACTGTTACAGCACAGTGAACCTGTTTTCACCGTCGAGGAAGCGGCAGCCCAACGTGGTGTGTCGAAAGACGAAATGGTTAAATCCATCCTGCTTCGTGACAAAGATGAGCACTACGTCATGGCGTGTGTGCTGGGTTACTCACGCGTCAACCCGAAGGCTGTGCGTGCCTACGTCCCCACAGAATGGAGACGCTTGAGTTTCGCGACAGCGGAGGAGATTTTATCTGTGACCGGCTGCGTCCAAGGTGCCGTTGCGCCGTTGGGCCTGCCCGATAACGTGCCGGTCATTTTTGATGTAGGGATCACGCGCTGCCAAAAGGTCAATATCAGCAGCGGTGACCTCGCAGCAGGTCTAGAGCTTAAAACCCAAGACTTAATCAATACTGCTGCCCCCCAAATTGCCGCTATTGCAGACAGTGAGCAAAAATTTGGGTAA